CCAGATTAATACAATTCCGCACCTAGTTAATCATGGAGCTGCTAAAGAATTGTGGTTTAGCTCCAAATCCAATAGCAGTATCCAGCCCATTGGTGGCAGTGCCATCTTTCCAGTAAATAGTTTTTCATATATGCTCTGTTTctcaaattgaacaaaatgaaGCTTAACAGCTTTTCCATATATGCTTCTCTTTGTAGACCTCTACTGACAGGACAGGTGCCGGAAGTCACCACATCCACTGTAGCCAGAAACCCCCAATTGCTTGGGCTTCTATCTGATGACCAGACAATTCAGTATATCGGTCGTATATAGTTGTGGGTATCTCATGCAACTAATTAGGtgttatcaaatttcaaatcgGAATGGAACCAAGGGATTTAATTCATTGAGTCGATCAGATGCCCACTCTCCTAGCCTGACGCACTTATACTTTCTACTAAAATCAAATACTTTTGTCAACATAGTAGCAGTCGGTTTGAAAGGCATGTTTTCCATAAAAACCTCAAGCTCATCCATATATCCATACTGACCATATAGCTCAATCATGGAATCATAATGCTCCAGCTGAGGCATCAAACAGTATCTTTTACTTATTAGTTCAAAATACTGCCTACCCAGTTCAACTCGACCATCAGAAATACAAGCACGCAAGACAGCTTGAAAGGTGACATGATCTGGCTTAACGCCTTCCTTTTCCATTGTCTCAAACAGTTCAACTACCTTCCCACCCATCCCATTATGTGAACAACCCAAAATCATCGAATTAAAGAGAATCACATCTCTTGAAGCAGCCTTATTGAAAACCTTCATGGCAGATATAATACAGCGACATTTTGAGTACATGTCAACTAAAGCTCCACTGATGACAATATCAATATCATAACCATTTCTGATCATAAACGCATGGATTTGTTTACCTAGTGCAAGTGCAAATATATTTGCACAAGCAGCCAAAAGTGTTCCAAAGGTAAATTTACTTGGCTTTGTCTCTCCCAGCATCTTCCAGAAAATCACCATTGCTTCTTCACTCAACCCATGACGAGCATAGCTAGTCAATAAAGCATTCCAAGAAACCTTATCTCGCAAATGGCTCATCTCGTAGAACCAAATTCTAGCACTAATCAAGTTGCCACACTTTCCATACATGTCAAGAAGTGCATTCCCAACAAAAAGATTGGAGTAGAAACCATGCCTATATGCATATCCATGAACTTGCTTCCCCAGTTCCAAATCTGGAATTGCTGCACACACATTCAAGATCAACCCAAGTGTAACATGATCAATTTCTTTAGTCCTTTTGCGCATCAATATTACAAAGTCCAGCGCTTTATCCCACTCGAAGAACCGTGTGTAACCTGCTAACATCACATTCCAAGATATCACAGTCCGTTCTGGCATGTCATCAAACAACTGTCTCGCTTCAGTCATTCTCCCACTCATAGCATATGCTGACACCATACAGGTATAGCTGATCAGATTTTTGGAACAAGGCAAGTCAAAAATCCTCCTGGCACTCTCCAAATCCCCACACTTGGCATACATGCTGATTAAAGTACTTGAGACCACTTCATTCTCCTCCACATTCACCTTAATGCCAAATCCATGAACTTGAATACCTTCTTTAAATCCACCAAAACTCAAACAAGCAAGAATGGCATTGGACACGGTAAAACTCATTGGCCTCACCCTCATTCTTATCATTTTAGAAAACATGTTCACCGCCTCATTTCCCTCGCCAGCCTCCAGATACCTCCTAACTATCACATTCCAAGAGACATCATTTGGACTCTCGATCTCATCAAACATCCTCCTCGCATCACTCATCCGCCTACACTTCCCATACACATCCACGAGTGAGCTCTCCAGGATAACATTTCCCACAAACCCATATTTCAGAACAAGGCCATGCACCTGCCTTGACAGCCAAAGCTCCAAGACATCTCCACAAGCCCCAAGAACACTCGCAAACGTGACCTCACTAGCAAGCACCCCCTCCGCATTCATCTTGGAAAATAAACCCAATGCATCTTCGGCACGCCCATTCCTCGAATATGCAGTTATCATAGCGTTCCAAGACCCGCCATCTCTCGTCGGCATTTCGTCGAACAACTCCTTGGCATCCTCCAAGCAATTGCATTTCCCGTAAGTCTCTATGGCCCTGTTGAGCAAGAACACAGGTGGATTCGGAGTGAATGTTACTAAATGCGATTCGAGCTTCCGGGTCTCGACGATGGCTCTGTTTGACGCGCAAATTCTGAAGAGATGTGCGTAAAcagagaaaggaaaaggaacTGCAGACGAGAAGAGAATGGAGACTGCTTTTGCAAGGCGGCCGAGGCGGACGTGGTTGATGATTGTGGTGGTTAGCGCCCTCGTGGAGAGCGGCGAGTCGGGCCGCTGGCCGGCGACATTTGTGGCAGCAGAGCCAAGAAGGTTGCCGAGTACAGAGCCCGCATTCGTGGCCATGTAACACGAAAATACTTGTCTTCTTCTTGCTTTGTTACCTGGGGCAAGCAATAGAGAGAGTCCATACCCACATGGGCCTAGCCCAATTACCAACTTCAGCCTACTGCATTACCCGCAATCAACATATCCACTTTTTAAGCCCTGCCACGGTGGCATCTAAAAGCGTGTAAcaatttcaatgaaaaatagaCTAAAAGCGTTGtcacagaaaaataaaaaatgaattttacacTACATAAAAGAGTGGGTTTCAAAGAAATTCCCTCCATCTCAAAATGAACAAgagagaaattcaaaattgagtTATGGAAAACAGCTACAAATCTGTCTAACATGACCAAATCTGTTGTAAGTATGCTATATATagtcataataatttattaattaatacaatatgTCAAAAAGTACTTCATTTTgaggaaatgaaattttaacttttctttttatcttttttcaagAAGACTCAAAATTATTCTTCCAATTCCTTCTTATAACTCCAATTCATATGGGAGTGCAttcgatataattatacaGAATTGAATCGAAAATTTGATATGTCAAAATagaatactaaatatataatcgaATTTCTCAATCGATTTGATTGAAAATGacattaactatttttttttaaagagtttaaaatgacaaaaattttaatttacctcTTGTAATGCTAAATAAATCATGTCcaattccaaatttaattcgcacatacaagaaaataaaatactttattggACTACATCTTCCCCTAATCTTTTACAAAACTAAGGTATCATCAAAGAATAAGTTTAACTTATCTAATGTAAGTAAACGTCCTATATTGATTGCAGACAAGGAGCATGAGCAGCTTATGAATCTTCAAAGCCTCATTCTCTAGCGTTGTacttttttagaataaaactGTGAGACTCATAAAAATTCAGAATAGACAATACCTTATGCAATAAGGTATAATTGAGTTGCAAACCGTATCATTGGGCACCATTTGTGGCAACGAGGCCATGTCCCTTTTCCAAGCCCTTTGTCTGGAGGATGATAATATAGGTAAACTTCTCACATTGATTGTAAACGAGAAGTGGTTTATAAGCCCAAATGCATGCGCTCCATGGTAAGACGTATTTccaacataaaattatgagacTCGTACAAAATCAGAGTGAATAATATGTCGCACAATGTGGCATCAATCGAGTCGTAAAGTGCATCGCTTGAGCCTATGGAAATGAGGGAATATGTCCCTTCCAAACCCCTCGTCTGAGGGACTGATAATGTAAATAAGTGTCCTACATTAGTTGCAgacgaaaaatataaataacttgTAAAGTCCCAATACCTCTTCTACTTAGTGAGGCAccatttttagataaaatcataaaatttataaaaatatacaacgGACAATATTTTAGACAATAGAATGCGGATCAAGTTGAAAACTGcattattagtttattacTCTTCTCAAACGTCTCACCTCTTAGTGAAAATCGGgagtaaagaaaaagaatacaataaaattattttttattactataaGTGGGcaagaaaatgattaaatCACCTTTTACAAAAAAAGCCCTGTTTTAGGGAACCTAATCaacttttatgattttttgttcatcaatttggtcctttatacttattaaaattagaaaataaccCCATATTTGAACCTTGCTAGggaaaagacaaaaacaaatgcaTCACTATCTTCATGTAACAACATTCGCCCccattattatgaaaaatatctcACTTTTCTTGCTGTCCATcccactttattttttttaaaaaaaaaaaagtaaatgtaTTATGCATTATTCACATagcttaatttattatacgttataataaataaatgtatctTCTACTAAGAAATAAtgcgcaaaaaaaaaaaaaaaaaactctggtcatctaataaataaatcgtTTCATAggtctatttataaatattactcaTATCTTTTGcgtaattacataaatcactTATGTCAGCCAAAAAATAATGGTAGTTTGTATAATGATGTCGACGTTTTTAAAGTTTGTAAGTTtaatttgtccaaaaaatagggataatttgtgtaaataatgcTAATATTTCTtgtgtgaatattttttaaaacgtaaaggtagtttgtataaataaattatagattaagggtaaaaatataattatttcttttgataattaacatAATCGGTCCCTTGTGAGAGCCGCAAAGGAGAAATAAACTTTGATCCACCTAACTCATTAGTACTCATTACTGTTACGTCAAGTGTTAGGAAGGATATATTTATCCGTATATGCCCCTGATTTTTCCGAAATTATAAATCCACCCCTCGTCATATGATAATTCTATTTGTAAGActatgatgttttttttttttagcaaattacaaCCACCCATCCTAAAATTTGCCACGATATAATTATCTTCtccttatttgaaaaattacaaatgcagTATTCTCTGATTTTTAACGTCCGTCTAACAACAACTCAAATCCGTTAGCtttcattagattttcattcaattactgtgataaacaaatcaaaataccattttgaattataaatttaaaattttatatataatctaaaatatttttatggactaatatttttttcaaatatagtttttgctttaaaaaatatttcgataatgataaaatagtaatgtcaatttcattattcagggactacataattatttttcatttaaaaaatatacttataatttctcaaaatacaacATGAAACATACaagatttatatatgtacatatatatatatataatagatataatttgataataaacagtgatttttttCTCGTAAAAGataacattaaacatacaacacttattttaaattaactctaaaaataaatcc
The window above is part of the Sesamum indicum cultivar Zhongzhi No. 13 linkage group LG2, S_indicum_v1.0, whole genome shotgun sequence genome. Proteins encoded here:
- the LOC105180018 gene encoding pentatricopeptide repeat-containing protein At3g26540, translated to MATNAGSVLGNLLGSAATNVAGQRPDSPLSTRALTTTIINHVRLGRLAKAVSILFSSAVPFPFSVYAHLFRICASNRAIVETRKLESHLVTFTPNPPVFLLNRAIETYGKCNCLEDAKELFDEMPTRDGGSWNAMITAYSRNGRAEDALGLFSKMNAEGVLASEVTFASVLGACGDVLELWLSRQVHGLVLKYGFVGNVILESSLVDVYGKCRRMSDARRMFDEIESPNDVSWNVIVRRYLEAGEGNEAVNMFSKMIRMRVRPMSFTVSNAILACLSFGGFKEGIQVHGFGIKVNVEENEVVSSTLISMYAKCGDLESARRIFDLPCSKNLISYTCMVSAYAMSGRMTEARQLFDDMPERTVISWNVMLAGYTRFFEWDKALDFVILMRKRTKEIDHVTLGLILNVCAAIPDLELGKQVHGYAYRHGFYSNLFVGNALLDMYGKCGNLISARIWFYEMSHLRDKVSWNALLTSYARHGLSEEAMVIFWKMLGETKPSKFTFGTLLAACANIFALALGKQIHAFMIRNGYDIDIVISGALVDMYSKCRCIISAMKVFNKAASRDVILFNSMILGCSHNGMGGKVVELFETMEKEGVKPDHVTFQAVLRACISDGRVELGRQYFELISKRYCLMPQLEHYDSMIELYGQYGYMDELEVFMENMPFKPTATMLTKVFDFSRKYKCVRLGEWASDRLNELNPLVPFRFEI